The genomic region TCTTTAATATACATGAACCATAAGCACTGAAATCATAATGGTTAATTGTTAATGATTAACTATTTGTCATGTTCTAATTATGAATCATATAACAGTTAAATCTCCAGATTTTGTTTATGCTAGAGATGGCAGTAGTTTTAGCCATATAGTCTTAGGATGGAGGCGAGCCAGAACGCCTGAACTAAAGCCTTATTTAAGTTCTTTGCTAATTCCAAACTTATTATGCAACTTGCACAAAAAAATGAATTGACAGAAGAAAGCGCTGCAACAACTAGAAAAGTCATACTCGATGTTAGCGGTATGAAGTGTGCTGGCTGTGTAAAAGCAGTAGAAAGACAGTTAACCCAACACCCGGGGGTAAAAAGCGCCTGTGTGAATCTAGCTACGGAAATTGCTGTGGTAGAAATAGAAGTGGATGCTGTTGAGGGGAATACGCTGGCACAGGTATTAACAGCGAAAGGGTTCCCCTCAGAAATGCGAAACACTCAGGGATCCAGCAGGGTTGGAAAGCAAGACCAAGAAATGAGATCTGCTTTTGTGCAGTTAATAGTTGCTTTTGGACTGTTGTTGTTTTCAGGACTGGGACACTTTGGCAGTCATCTATTTCCCATTTTGAGTAGCATTGGGTTAAATAACATTTGGTTTCATTGTACATTGGCAACTCTTGCACTCCTGTTTCCTGGTCGTCCAATCATTATAGATGGTTGGTTGGGTTGGCGACGAGGATCCCCAAATATGAATACCTTAATCGCTTTAGGAACTTTAACTGCTTACATTACCAGTTTAGTTGCACTTTTATTTCCCCGCATGGGTTGGGACTGTTTCTTTGATGAACCAGTAATGATATTGGGCTTTATCCTTTTGGGTAAAACCTTGGAGAAACAAGCTAAAGGGCGTACTGCATCAGCATTTCATCAATTGTTAGCCCTAAGACCACAAATTGCTAGACTAATTGTCAACCCTGATGGACAGAAATTAGCAGTTAGTCCCAACATTAATGTTATTGAAATACCAGCTGAACAGGTACGAGTAGGAGAGTGGTTACAAGTACTACCAGGGGATAAAATTCCCGTCGATGGTCAGGTGCAGTTTGGACAAACCACCGTTGATGAATCAATGTTGACTGGGGAAGCTGTTCCTGTAATTAAACAACCAGGAGATTCGGTTGCAGCGGGAACTATTAATCAGTCAGGGACTGTCTCGATTGTAGCTAGGAAAACCGGTGAACATACTACCTTGGCTCAGATTGTTGCTCTGGTAGAAACCGCCCAAACTCGTAAAGCTCCAGTGCAAAAATTGGCTGATACCATTGCTGGTTATTTTACTTATGCTGTTTTAACAGCTTCTTTTCTAACTTGGGCATTCTGGTATTTTGTGGGAACTCGTGTTTGGCCAGAGGTGTACATTGCTTCTGGAATGGTTATGGGTAATCATTCTATCCCCCTACCCAATGATCAAAATTCGGCACTCCTTATTAGTTTAAAACTGGCGATCGCAGTTTTGGTAGTAGCTTGTCCCTGTGCTTTAGGACTAGCCACACCCACAGCCATCTTGGTAGGGACTGGTGTAGGTGCAGAATCTGGGTTACTAATCAAGGGCGGAGATGTATTAGAAAAGGTTCACCATTTAAACACCATCGTATTTGACAAAACTGGTACTCTTACCACAGGTGATCCCACAGTTACAGACTGTATGCCACTAACAGATATAGACGCTGCCAATTTGATCCAATTAGCAGCAGCGGTGGAAAAAGGCACTTGTCATCCCCTAGCAAAAGCCATACAGCAGTCGGGAGAAAAGCTAAATTTACCCATCCCCCATGCCATGAATTTTTACACAGAACCAGGTATGGGAGTTTCCGCTCTAGTAGAGGGGAAAAGTGTGCTGTTGGGTAACTGGGAATGGTTAAACAATCATGGAATTACTATCAGTACCACTGCCCAACAACAAGGACAAAAGCTGGCAAAGGAAGGAAAAACAGTCATTGGTGTGGCTATAGATCACATGTTGGCAGGTTTAATTGCTGTTAGTGATACCATTAGACCTGATGCAAAATTAACAGTAAACCACTTGCAAAAAATGGGTTTACATGTTATGATGCTCAGCGGTGATAGGTTAGAAGCAGCGGTTGTTATTGCCCAACAGCTTGGTCTCGATAGTACCAGTGTTATTGCTGGTGTTACTCCAGAGCAGAAATCTGGACTAATTCTTTCTCTCCAGCAGGGTAGCTTAAATGTAGGTAATAATTCCTGTGTGGTAGCTATGGTGGGAGATGGTATAAACGATGCACCCGCTTTATCCCAAGCAGATGTGGGAATTGCCTTAGGTTCAGGAACAGAGGTGGCTATGGAAAGTGCGGAAATTGTCCTCATGGGTGACAGCTTGAGTGATGTGGTAGCATCTATTCAACTGGCTCGTAAAACTTTCACTAAAATTCGTCAAAACCTATTTTGGGCCTTTGCCTATAACACCATTGCCATTCCCTTAGCTGCTGGGGTTCTCTTACCCAGCTTACATTTTGTCCTAACTCCCTCCAGTGCTGCTGCGATTATGGCTTTTAGTTCTGTTAGCGTGGTGACTAACTCTCTTTTATTAAGAGGTGTGAAACTACAAAAATGCATTGTTCAAAATTAATAGTTCCCAGATAAGTCCTGTTTTCTTCCATAGCATCTACTATCGAATTGTATATGAAACCTAACCATTCTAACTGGGATGATGATCTACCACCAGATCCGCAGGAAATATATCAGGATTTAATTTCCACTCTGGAACGAAAAGTGGGATTTGGCCTGTACTTTGTCCAGTGCACACCTATTGAAGCTGATAACTTTGTTCAACGTATTAGTCGTGATCTAGCCAACAAAAAAATAGCTTTACTAAACTTATACGAACCAATAGAGAAGTTCTATGAGCATGTGAAAAACTATGTGCAGGGACAAACTATTGATATCCTCCTAGTTAAAGGTTTGGAATACTCCCTATACAAGTATGAGAAAAGGAATTTTGGTGAAGTTACAGAGGGACAGTTTACCAACTTAACCAAAGTGCCACCCATACTAAATCATCTCAATCAACAGCGAGAAAGATTCAGAGATGATTTCTCATTTTGCTTTGTGTTCTTACTACGGTCATTTTCTCTAAATTATTTGATTCATCGTGCCCCAGACTTTTTTGATTGGCGATCTGGAGTGTATGAGTTACCAACCACAGCAGAGTTGGTGGACGAAGAATCTCGTCGTTTAATTGTAGAGGGAGACTATAAAAAATATTTAGAGCTTACCCCCCAACAGAAAATCGAAACAATGTTGGAAATTCAAGAACTTCTGACAGAAAAATACCAAAATGATAGCAACAGAGCTAGATTGTTATTTGAAATGGGGAATCTACTGTATTCCGCTAACGAATACGAAACAGCCATTACATTTTATGAGCAGGAACTCAAACTTCAACCAGATGATCATAGTGCTTGGTGTAATCACGGACATGCACTGTTTAGTTTATCCAGGTATGAAGCCGCCATTGTATCCTATCGCCAGGCTCTGAAATTACGACCAGATGACCCGTTTTGCTGGTATGCACTAGGTAATTCCCTGCGTAAGTTGCATCGAGACCAAGAAGCAATTTTATCTTACAATCAAGCCATAAAAATTAAGACCGATGATCACTATTTCTGGTACAACCGGGGTAATGCACTCAGGAATATAGGGTGTAATGAAGAGGCAATTCTATCTTATGGTCAAGCCATAAAAATTAAACCGGATGAGAGTAATGTGTGGAACAATAGAGGTATTGCTCTGAGAAATTTAGGCAGATATCAGGAGGCAATTTTCTGTTATGATCAGGTGCTAAAGTTGCAACCCGATGACTACTATGCTTGGTATAATCGGGGAGTTGCACTAAAGAAACTCAAACAAAACGAAGCAGCTGTTTTATCCTATGATCAGGCCTTGAAACTGAAACCGGATGACCACTATACCTGGAACAATAGAGGCAATGCACTGGACGATCTAGGACGCATAGAAGAAGCAATCTTTTCTTATGATCAAGCTCTGAAAATCAAGCCAGATGATCAATATGCTTTTTATAACAAAGCCTGTTGTTATGCAGTTCAGGGTAGAATTCAAGAAGCACTAGAAAACTTAGAAAATGCAGTTAGTCTCAAACCTGAAGAATTTACACAAAGGGCAAAAGCTGATCCTGATTTTGATCGCATTCGAGAAGATGCACGCTTTCAGGCTTTAATTAATAAAACTTTTCACGATTGACCTCCAATTAACCCAGGCTGTTTACTTATGTCCCAAAATGCGGAACTGCTCAAGAACCTTTACAATGCCTTTAACCCGTTCCAACCTCTGTCAGCAGGAGATCCTAACTATGTAGACTGTCAAGACGTTAGAGGTGAAGCAGATATTTTGGAGGAATTGGGAAATCGCATTCAGCTGGCACGGGGAAATACTTGTCAACTGTATTCTGGACACAGAGGAGCAGGTAAATCTACTGAATTACTAAGATTGAAGAAATATCTGGAAGAGAGGCATTTTTACGTAATTTATTTTGCCGCTGATGAAGAGGATATAGATTCAGAGGATGCTCATTATACTGATATTCTTCTGGCTTGCACCCGCAGGTTACTTAAAGATTTACAACAAATAGGTAATCCTCAACCAGTACTAAATTGGCTGAAAGAGCGCTGGCAAGATCTAAAAGATTTAGCACTGACAGAAATCCATCTTGAGGATATGAACATAGAGATGCAAATTACTCAGTTTGCTAAGTTAACAGCTAACCTAAGAGCAGTTCCCGAACTACGCCAACAAATTCGAGAGAAGGTAAACCCCCACACAGTAACTTTAATTAGGGTGTTAAATGAATTTATTGGAGACGCGAAGAAACGGTTACCATCGAAACAACACCAATTAGCAGTAATTGTTGATAACTTAGACCGGATGAT from Cylindrospermopsis curvispora GIHE-G1 harbors:
- a CDS encoding tetratricopeptide repeat protein: MKPNHSNWDDDLPPDPQEIYQDLISTLERKVGFGLYFVQCTPIEADNFVQRISRDLANKKIALLNLYEPIEKFYEHVKNYVQGQTIDILLVKGLEYSLYKYEKRNFGEVTEGQFTNLTKVPPILNHLNQQRERFRDDFSFCFVFLLRSFSLNYLIHRAPDFFDWRSGVYELPTTAELVDEESRRLIVEGDYKKYLELTPQQKIETMLEIQELLTEKYQNDSNRARLLFEMGNLLYSANEYETAITFYEQELKLQPDDHSAWCNHGHALFSLSRYEAAIVSYRQALKLRPDDPFCWYALGNSLRKLHRDQEAILSYNQAIKIKTDDHYFWYNRGNALRNIGCNEEAILSYGQAIKIKPDESNVWNNRGIALRNLGRYQEAIFCYDQVLKLQPDDYYAWYNRGVALKKLKQNEAAVLSYDQALKLKPDDHYTWNNRGNALDDLGRIEEAIFSYDQALKIKPDDQYAFYNKACCYAVQGRIQEALENLENAVSLKPEEFTQRAKADPDFDRIREDARFQALINKTFHD
- a CDS encoding heavy metal translocating P-type ATPase → MQLAQKNELTEESAATTRKVILDVSGMKCAGCVKAVERQLTQHPGVKSACVNLATEIAVVEIEVDAVEGNTLAQVLTAKGFPSEMRNTQGSSRVGKQDQEMRSAFVQLIVAFGLLLFSGLGHFGSHLFPILSSIGLNNIWFHCTLATLALLFPGRPIIIDGWLGWRRGSPNMNTLIALGTLTAYITSLVALLFPRMGWDCFFDEPVMILGFILLGKTLEKQAKGRTASAFHQLLALRPQIARLIVNPDGQKLAVSPNINVIEIPAEQVRVGEWLQVLPGDKIPVDGQVQFGQTTVDESMLTGEAVPVIKQPGDSVAAGTINQSGTVSIVARKTGEHTTLAQIVALVETAQTRKAPVQKLADTIAGYFTYAVLTASFLTWAFWYFVGTRVWPEVYIASGMVMGNHSIPLPNDQNSALLISLKLAIAVLVVACPCALGLATPTAILVGTGVGAESGLLIKGGDVLEKVHHLNTIVFDKTGTLTTGDPTVTDCMPLTDIDAANLIQLAAAVEKGTCHPLAKAIQQSGEKLNLPIPHAMNFYTEPGMGVSALVEGKSVLLGNWEWLNNHGITISTTAQQQGQKLAKEGKTVIGVAIDHMLAGLIAVSDTIRPDAKLTVNHLQKMGLHVMMLSGDRLEAAVVIAQQLGLDSTSVIAGVTPEQKSGLILSLQQGSLNVGNNSCVVAMVGDGINDAPALSQADVGIALGSGTEVAMESAEIVLMGDSLSDVVASIQLARKTFTKIRQNLFWAFAYNTIAIPLAAGVLLPSLHFVLTPSSAAAIMAFSSVSVVTNSLLLRGVKLQKCIVQN